A segment of the Carassius carassius chromosome 21, fCarCar2.1, whole genome shotgun sequence genome:
tgcactgtaatcatagttatttatttatattttacattatattttattatataatattggtTTGAGACGGAGTAtattatttagtggagaactttgcagcagtatttacCTGACACAAAATACATGACAGTACAGAGAGTGTTTAAGTTGAGTGTTTAAATCAACAGTACACAAAGATGGTGCAGACAGACTTTTGTCTAGTTTCCGCGCGCCGATTGCTTTGGGCCGGGTttagtcaaagtccagggccgttttttaTTCCAAGTCTTTCCCTGGTTTTCAGAGTCACATTCTCTGTTAGCACAGCTGTCTGGGTTATATTTTTTGATCATGCTTTTTTCTTAATTATATGTAAGTTGATAAAGTTGATCCTCTCACCTTTTCTCAACACGTTGTTCTTCTCCATATTCAGGTACCTTCTCAAAGTTTTAATGCAAATAGGATGATAAACATTTTCATACATAAAGTTTTCATGAACCCGTTTTAGTTGGTCCCATGTTATCACCCACGGCATCTTTATCTGGATAGCGTGTTTTCCTACATCAAATATAAACTCCTCCATATTTTGTCCACCAAAACCATCCCAGTAATGAAGCTGACCTGGTTTATCGCCGTTTAACAGTTCACATCCAACAAGTCTCTGATGAACATGTACACCTTCaaacgaattaaaaaaaaaaaagttaagatgTATTATTCTTCAATACCATAGTACAATATAAgatgtgaaataataaaaaacagatgtaaaAGCAAAAAAGCTACATGTACTACAGAGTACAATGACAAAAATTAGGTTAtagattttaaagaaaaaaaaaactacatatgtcatttaatgttttttttttattttttatatgactATAGCTCTCACCATCTGTGTGATTTTGGTGCTCCTTAAGATAAAAGGCTCGATCTTTCATGTCATAATACATATCACGCAATACAACACCAGCATCACTTTGCTCCTCTTCATAATATTTTGAATCACTGTGAGAGCGATAGACAGGTTTCCATGTGGTTGAGTCATAATACACTATTTGCACATCATCCAACATCACCACAACACTGAACTCAGGAAATTGTGTTTGTCCGACTATATATGTTGCCAAAGCCATCAGTGAGTGAGAACCTGTGAATACACAAGGACAAGCATATAGTATTAGTACAATGTCAAATTACATCATTACTCTAGATACAAATTTACAATCCT
Coding sequences within it:
- the LOC132097596 gene encoding major histocompatibility complex class I-related gene protein-like; amino-acid sequence: MLTLVCLLSFWPVVHAGSHSLMALATYIVGQTQFPEFSVVVMLDDVQIVYYDSTTWKPVYRSHSDSKYYEEEQSDAGVVLRDMYYDMKDRAFYLKEHQNHTDGVHVHQRLVGCELLNGDKPGQLHYWDGFGGQNMEEFIFDVGKHAIQIKMPWVITWDQLKRVHENFMYENVYHPICIKTLRRYLNMEKNNVLRKVKPRVRLMKKMLSDSHGLQISCLATGFYPRHINLTLFRDGQPVDDDQIKGGQILPNGDGTYQMRKSLVINEEELREEHKYNCTMKHLSLDNKLHIIFDVAESVPGSSTQSVVFIVLVLVFVVLIITALIKWKRIRVAGKC